In Triticum aestivum cultivar Chinese Spring chromosome 5B, IWGSC CS RefSeq v2.1, whole genome shotgun sequence, the following proteins share a genomic window:
- the LOC123111971 gene encoding plant-specific TFIIB-related protein PTF2: protein MGSRCWSCGEGSVSPDPGSGALVCTSCGLQHDAGASEFYNPTAFTEDGQVDFRAASLVRHLSQSPYRELKLAAASNVITSMAVQLGLSPTRAEEILSMAKSATAGNLATAGTTFLPALAAACSFLVARSHRLPLSLAEAAEAASCTTVALGDLVSRIASHLSLPPLPSFDYQAALERAVLGSYKLTTAAGDEKTRAILSQARFLLRCSFKWSLTTGRHPLPLLAGLIAFAAELNGVAEVSVEDIAQEMSAVVHTSRLRYKELVKALVHVAQKLLPWGADVNARNLLLNAPMLLWLMEMRSQSDPSELFLESFAPDIAGIVQVYSSVDEDESKYLQIVPLDVDALDFKNSGKEGKESGDLKISEDCLSDAYQNVLKRLSKLKELGKVGKVASRRKQRRIGLELEPWMDSLDDHRTKRMPLEEVADIDIGYDAPPPSFIAGSAEAEESTN from the coding sequence ATGGGTTCTAGGTGCTGGTCGTGCGGCGAGGGCTCGGTGTCGCCGGACCCGGGCTCGGGCGCGCTCGTCTGCACCTCCTGCGGCCTCCAACACGACGCCGGCGCCTCCGAGTTCTACAATCCGACCGCCTTCACCGAGGACGGCCAGGTTGATTTCCGCGCCGCCTCCCTCGTCCGCCACCTCTCCCAGTCCCCCTACCGCGAGCTCAAGCTTGCCGCCGCCTCCAACGTCATCACCTCCATGGCCGTCCAACTCGGCCTCTCGCCCACCCGCGCCGAGGAGATCCTCAGCATGGCCAAATCCGCCACCGCCGGGAACCTCGCCACCGCCGGCACCACCTTCCTCCCGGCCCTCGCCGCCGCCTGCTCCTTCCTCGTCGCGCGATCTCaccgcctccctctctccctcgccgAGGCCGCCGAGGCCGCGTCCTGCACCACGGTCGCGCTCGGTGACCTCGTATCCCGCATCGCCTCCCACCTCTCCCTTCCCCCCCTCCCCTCCTTCGACTACCAGGCTGCGCTCGAACGCGCCGTGCTCGGCTCGTACAAGCTCACCACCGCTGCGGGAGATGAGAAGACGAGAGCGATTCTCTCCCAAGCCAGATTTCTCCTCCGCTGCTCCTTCAAGTGGTCGCTCACCACCGGGCGGCACCCACTCCCACTTCTCGCCGGCCTGATTGCTTTCGCCGCAGAGCTGAACGGGGTCGCTGAGGTTTCTGTGGAAGACATTGCCCAGGAGATGTCGGCGGTCGTGCACACCAGCCGTCTCCGATACAAGGAGCTCGTTAAAGCGCTGGTGCATGTCGCGCAGAAGTTGCTTCCTTGGGGTGCCGACGTCAATGCCAGAAACCTGCTCCTGAACGCCCCAATGCTGCTCTGGCTCATGGAGATGCGGTCACAGTCCGACCCCTCGGAACTGTTTCTTGAGAGCTTTGCTCCGGACATCGCCGGCATTGTGCAGGTGTACTCATCTGTTGATGAGGACGAGTCCAAGTACCTCCAGATTGTTCCCCTGGATGTTGATGCTTTGGATTTCAAGAATTCTGGGAAAGAGGGCAAGGAATCAGGGGATTTGAAGATCTCAGAGGATTGCTTGTCAGATGCTTACCAGAATGTCTTAAAGAGGCTCTCTAAGCTAAAGGAACTTGGGAAGGTTGGGAAAGTTGCTAgcaggaggaagcagcggaggatagGGCTGGAGCTGGAACCATGGATGGATTCGCTGGATGATCATCGGACCAAGCGCATGCCGCTTGAGGAGGTAGCAGATATTGACATTGGCTATGATGCACCTCCTCCGTCGTTTATTGCTGGATCTGCAGAAGCGGAGGAGAGCACGAATTGA